A single Sylvia atricapilla isolate bSylAtr1 chromosome 11, bSylAtr1.pri, whole genome shotgun sequence DNA region contains:
- the SEC61A1 gene encoding protein transport protein Sec61 subunit alpha, translated as MGIKFLEVIKPFCVILPEIQKPERKIQFKEKVLWTAITLFIFLVCCQIPLFGIMSSDSADPFYWMRVILASNRGTLMELGISPIVTSGLIMQLLAGAKIIEVGDTPKDRALFNGAQKLFGMIITIGQSIVYVMTGMYGDPSEMGAGICLLITIQLFVAGLIVLLLDELLQKGYGLGSGISLFIATNICETIVWKAFSPTTVNTGRGMEFEGAIIALFHLLATRTDKVRALREAFYRQNLPNLMNLIATIFVFAIVIYFQGFRVDLPIKSARYRGQYNTYPIKLFYTSNIPIILQSALVSNLYVISQMLSARFSGNLLVSLLGTWSDTSSGGPARAYPVGGLCYYLSPPESFSSVLEDPVHAVVYIVFMLGSCAFFSKTWIEVSGSSAKDVAKQLKEQQMVMRGHRETSMVHELNRYIPTAAAFGGLCIGALSVLADFLGAIGSGTGILLAVTIIYQYFEIFVKEQSEVGSMGALLF; from the exons ATGGGCA TAAAATTCCTTGAAGTGATCAAGCCCTTCTGTGTTATCTTGCCTGAAATTCAAAAGCCAGAACGGAAG ATTCAGTTTAAGGAAAAGGTACTATGGACAGCTATCACACTCTTCATCTTCTTAGTATGCTGCCAG ATTCCCTTGTTTGGCATTATGTCATCAGACTCTGCAGATCCTTTCTACTGGATGAGAGTGATTTTGGCATCAAATAGAG GAACGTTGATGGAGCTGGGCATTTCACCCATTGTCACTTCAGGGCTCATCATGCAGCTCTTGGCAGGTGCTAAGATAATTGAGGTTGGTGACACCCCAAAGGACAGAGCTCTCTTCAATGGAGCCCAGAAAT TGTTTGGAATGATCATTACCATTGGACAATCTATTGTGTATGTAATGACTGGAATGTACGGAGACCCATCTGAGATGGGTGCTGGTATCTGCTTGCTTATCACAATCCAG cTTTTTGTTGCTGGTTTGATAGTTCTGCTCTTGGATGAGCTGCTTCAGAAAGGGTATGGTCTTGGTTCTGGCATCTCTCTCTTCATTGCTACCAATATCTGTGAGACCATTGTGTGGAAAGCATTCAGCCCCACCACAGTGAACACTGGGCGAG gCATGGAATTTGAGGGAGCCATCATTGCTCTGTTCCATCTTCTGGCTACTCGCACTGACAAAGTCCGAGCTCTTCGTGAGGCCTTTTACCGTCAGAATCTTCCCAACCTCATGAATCTGATTGCCACCATCTTTGTCTTTGCAATTGTCATTTACTTCCAG GGCTTCAGAGTGGATCTTCCCATCAAATCTGCTCGTTACCGGGGCCAGTACAACACCTACCCTATCAAGTTGTTCTACACTTCCAACATTCCAATCATTCTCCAGTCTGCCCTGGTGTCAAACTTGTACGTCATCTCCCAGATGCTTTCTGCCCGCTTCAGTGGCAACCTGCTGGTCAGCCTGCTGGGCACCTGGTCT GACACATCATCTGGAGGCCCTGCTCGTGCTTATCCAGTTGGTGGACTCTGTTATTACCTGTCACCTCCAGAGtccttttcttcagtgttgGAAGACCCTGTACATGCAGTTGTTTATATCGTATTTATGTTGGGCTCCTGTGCTTTCTTCTCTAAGACATGGATTGAAGTGTCTGGCTCCTCTGCCAAAGAT GTTGCCAAGCAATTGAAAGAACAGCAAATGGTAATGCGAGGCCACAGAGAAACCTCAATGGTACATGAACTCAACAG GTACATCCctacagctgctgcctttggtggGCTCTGTATTGGTGccctctctgtgctggcagaCTTCCTTGGGGCAATTGGCTCTGGAACTGGAATTCTGCTTGCTGTCACCATCATTTATCAGTACTTTGAAATTTTTGTAAAGGAACAGAGTGAAGTTGGCAGTATGGGAGCTCTTCTTTTCTAA